A part of Liolophura sinensis isolate JHLJ2023 chromosome 1, CUHK_Ljap_v2, whole genome shotgun sequence genomic DNA contains:
- the LOC135464641 gene encoding D-beta-hydroxybutyrate dehydrogenase, mitochondrial-like yields MPSSVEFVLHQAVEIAFVTLLAFLASFVPLRAVGFTLLAIVLLICGYRMLKMALTKRVSLEGKGVFITGCDTGFGNSLARRLASLGFRVFAGCYRPDDEEAQALKASCGEALHIIPLDVSSDSSVTHAAKYVKEHLGEGGLWGVVNNAGQNVCGEAELCTMDMYKRIMDINMFGAVRVTKAFLPMIRRSKGRILNVSSVNGRVGIPRRAPYTMSKYALEGFSDVLRLEMRQWGVKVILIEPGSFGGSTAILRNSNLERIKNEVNTMWEEATVEVKEDYGKDYHFDVVSSISRAIAKAPSSFASVINAMEDALLTEDPKTRYLIGGGKGLYDNFKVSVVLRMILPDVLTDLLIDRFIWKRSLRPRLLRNQ; encoded by the exons ATGCCGTCTTCAGTGGAGTTTGTCCTGCACCAGGCCGTGGAGATTGCATTCGTCACCCTGCTCGCCTTCTTGGCGTCCTTTGTGCCTCTAAGAGCAGTCGGCTTCACCCTTCTCGCCATCGTCTTGTTAATTTGTGGTTATCGAATGTTGAAGATGGCATTGACGAAGCGAGTCTCTTTGGAGGGCAAAGGCGTCTTTATAACTGGCTGTGATACAG GGTTTGGGAACTCTCTAGCCCGTCGGCTGGCGTCTCTGGGGTTTCGAGTGTTTGCCGGATGTTACCGCCCCGACGACGAGGAGGCTCAGGCCCTGAAGGCTTCATGCGGAGAAGCCCTACACATCATACCACTTGATGTCTCCTCTGACAGCAGTGTGACCCACGCCGCCAAATATGTCAAGGAACATTTGGGAGAAGGGG GTTTGTGGGGCGTGGTAAATAACGCAGGTCAGAACGTGTGTGGAGAGGCGGAGCTCTGTACCATGGATATGTATAAACGAATCATGGATATTAACATGTTTGGAGCCGTGCGAGTTACAAAAGCCTTTCTACCAATGATAAGACGTTCCAAAG GTCGAATTCTAAACGTGAGCAGCGTAAATGGTCGAGTGGGTATTCCTCGGAGAGCCCCCTACACCATGAGTAAATACGCCCTAGAAGGATTCTCAGATGTTCTCAGGTTAGAGATGAGACAATGGGGGGTGAAGGTCATCCTCATAGAACCCGGGAGTTTCGGAGGATCAACAGCCATTCTGAGGAACAGTAAT CTGGAGAGAATAAAGAACGAAGTGAACACAATGTGGGAGGAGGCAACTGTGGAAGTCAAAGAGGATTATGGGAAAGATTATCACTTTGACGTGGTATCTTCCATAAGTCGCGCAATCGCCAAGGCTCCCAGCTCTTTTGCATCGGTCATTAATGCCATGGAGGATGCTCTATTGACAGAGGACCCTAAAACTCGCTACCTGATTGGAGGAGGCAAAGGCTTATACGATAACTTTAAG